One window of Chloroflexus aggregans DSM 9485 genomic DNA carries:
- a CDS encoding (Fe-S)-binding protein, with protein MTVTQSSPASAPPVIPLIGFSVKDKPSSDIINTCVHCGLCLSSCPTYRETGLEMASPRGRIYLMKAVDEGRISLASPVFQEQMSLCLNCRACEAVCPSGVQYGAILEASRAQIEQARAGKAGPAATPGAPEPKLPPRPLWQRALRGAVFGVLFKRMEVFRLFSTMMRLYQRSGVQWVARKSGILKLLRLADTEAMLPPISDHYIVPNGQILPAEGERRYSVALLTGCIMSTAFAHVHEATIRVLRKNGCEVIIPPDQGCCGALHTHGGDLDGGRELARRNIAAFEGLGVDAIIVNAAGCGSTMKEYGHLLHDDPEWRERAERFSAKVKDVHEFLTGIDFNRAALGRLDVTVTYQEPCHLVHAQRISAQPRTLLTAIPGLKIKEMPESSLCCGSAGIYNVTQPDMAMSLGARKIDNALTTGAEIIATANPGCALQLVGELRRRGKAVQVRYIIELLDESYRRSVVA; from the coding sequence GTGACCGTGACTCAGTCATCACCAGCGTCAGCGCCGCCGGTCATTCCCCTGATCGGCTTTAGCGTCAAAGATAAGCCAAGCTCTGATATTATTAATACCTGTGTTCACTGCGGGTTGTGCCTCTCGTCGTGTCCGACCTACCGCGAGACGGGTTTGGAAATGGCGTCGCCGCGTGGACGCATCTACCTGATGAAAGCGGTTGACGAAGGGCGGATTAGCCTCGCCAGCCCAGTCTTTCAAGAGCAGATGAGCCTCTGTCTCAATTGTCGAGCTTGTGAGGCGGTGTGCCCATCAGGGGTGCAGTACGGTGCGATCCTTGAAGCGAGCCGTGCGCAGATCGAGCAGGCCCGTGCCGGTAAAGCCGGGCCGGCAGCGACGCCGGGTGCGCCGGAGCCAAAGTTACCACCGCGACCACTCTGGCAGCGCGCGTTGCGTGGTGCTGTGTTTGGAGTGTTGTTCAAGCGGATGGAAGTCTTTCGTCTCTTCTCAACGATGATGCGCCTGTACCAGCGGAGTGGCGTACAGTGGGTGGCCCGCAAGAGTGGCATCCTCAAACTATTGCGGTTGGCCGATACAGAAGCGATGTTACCACCGATCAGCGATCACTATATCGTGCCGAACGGGCAAATCTTGCCCGCCGAGGGTGAACGGCGATACAGTGTTGCGCTGCTCACCGGCTGCATCATGAGTACGGCATTTGCTCACGTCCACGAAGCGACGATTCGCGTCCTGCGCAAGAATGGTTGTGAGGTGATCATCCCGCCCGACCAAGGCTGTTGCGGGGCGCTGCATACGCACGGTGGCGATCTTGATGGTGGACGTGAGTTGGCACGGCGTAATATTGCCGCATTTGAGGGTTTGGGGGTAGATGCGATCATCGTAAATGCCGCCGGTTGTGGCAGTACGATGAAAGAGTACGGCCATCTGTTGCACGATGATCCGGAGTGGCGTGAGCGCGCCGAACGCTTTAGTGCCAAAGTCAAAGATGTGCATGAATTCCTCACCGGGATTGACTTCAACCGCGCGGCCCTCGGTCGTCTCGATGTCACCGTCACCTATCAGGAACCGTGTCACCTTGTGCATGCCCAACGGATTAGCGCGCAACCCCGCACACTGCTGACCGCCATCCCTGGCCTGAAGATAAAAGAGATGCCCGAGTCGTCGTTGTGTTGTGGCAGCGCCGGTATTTATAACGTCACCCAGCCTGACATGGCGATGAGTCTTGGCGCCCGTAAAATTGATAATGCCCTTACCACCGGCGCCGAAATTATCGCGACGGCCAATCCTGGCTGCGCGTTGCAGTTGGTCGGTGAGCTGCGCCGGCGCGGTAAAGCGGTCCAAGTGCGCTATATTATCGAATTGCTCGATGAGTCGTATCGAAGATCGGTAGTTGCCTGA
- a CDS encoding FAD-binding oxidoreductase, whose protein sequence is MTTTAAPTALVEELRAVLGAEAVLTTPEALLTYDSDGSMIVSHPPDIVVLPTTAEQVAEAVRLANRAGLAIVARGAGTGIAGGAVPLRGGLMISTARMDKILAVDTRSRLAVVQPGVVNADLNAYLAPLGYQFAPDPSSQRASTIGGNIATNAGGPHCLKYGVTSNHVLAVEVVDHAGSRYWTGDGVLDQSGYDLTGLMTGSEGTLGIVTAAIVRLTPLPEAVRVVLALFPSVVAAAAAVSAVIAAGSLPTSLEVMDHNAIRAVNSAYSLGLPETTGTTALIIEVDGVEDGLDDQLDQIIAICRDHGAFDLRPARDPATQARVWTARKSVAGAIGRLAPAYYLVDTVVPRTKLPLMMEHVERLRAEYGMEVCNVFHAGDGNLHPLVLYDPRDPDQRRRAHDIAAGVLERSLANGGVVSGEHGIGLEKCEYMPRFFSPAELQLHATIHHVFNPTGCFNPAKIFPTDTTPAALAAARAERLQRRDPVHGAAAPEPGAFVAPETPAAAAVLMKACYHAGLSVIPTGGTMARSPQAVTISTKEWHGPLVYEPDDLTIKVAAGTTLAELQALLAPHNQMLPLDVADPHRSIGSLVATAADGPRRLGYGALRDWVLALDVLEPDGEPVRLGAQVVKNVTGYDLVKLYTGSYGTLGLITAVALKVFPQPPAGATAIMTMPTSVAACALIDDLSTTRLLPTAVEYLADAGAFVVAVRAEGHPAAVERHMREVTELAHRHNGAWTVVAGADETSFWQQTVARYGAVTDQTLLRLSVWPSRFAATLQTIEQAARRQHVEVALTAHALSGIIYLRVTGDPAAIAAYHAELYHTIPHTRLLVAPPHFVPQVSVWGLSPTTLNRVRALKVAIDPHNTLNPTAVWFANRT, encoded by the coding sequence GTGACGACAACTGCTGCTCCAACTGCATTGGTTGAAGAGCTACGCGCCGTGCTCGGCGCAGAAGCAGTGCTGACGACGCCGGAGGCGTTGCTGACCTACGACTCCGATGGCAGTATGATCGTTTCCCATCCGCCGGATATTGTCGTGTTACCGACCACTGCCGAACAGGTTGCAGAAGCGGTGCGGTTGGCTAATCGTGCCGGCTTGGCAATCGTAGCGCGTGGCGCCGGTACCGGGATTGCCGGTGGTGCCGTGCCGCTGCGTGGTGGGCTGATGATCAGTACGGCGCGCATGGATAAAATCCTTGCCGTTGATACTCGTTCGCGATTGGCCGTCGTTCAGCCCGGCGTTGTTAATGCCGATCTCAATGCCTATCTCGCGCCACTTGGCTACCAATTTGCCCCCGATCCCTCTTCGCAACGGGCCAGTACCATCGGCGGTAATATCGCAACGAATGCCGGTGGTCCGCACTGTCTGAAGTACGGGGTGACGAGTAATCACGTGCTGGCAGTCGAAGTGGTCGATCACGCTGGTTCTCGTTACTGGACGGGTGATGGTGTGCTCGATCAGTCCGGTTACGATCTAACCGGCCTCATGACCGGCAGTGAAGGAACGTTGGGGATTGTGACGGCTGCTATTGTGCGCCTGACACCGCTGCCTGAAGCGGTGCGCGTGGTATTGGCCCTCTTTCCATCGGTAGTGGCTGCGGCTGCGGCAGTCAGTGCTGTGATTGCCGCCGGTTCGTTGCCGACGTCGCTGGAAGTGATGGATCACAATGCGATCCGCGCTGTCAATAGTGCCTATAGCTTGGGTTTGCCGGAAACGACCGGCACGACGGCCCTCATTATCGAGGTAGATGGCGTTGAAGATGGATTAGACGATCAGCTCGATCAGATTATCGCGATTTGTCGTGACCACGGCGCGTTTGATCTGCGTCCGGCCCGCGATCCGGCGACGCAGGCGCGGGTATGGACGGCACGTAAGTCGGTGGCGGGTGCCATTGGTCGCCTTGCGCCGGCGTACTATCTCGTCGATACGGTGGTACCGCGCACAAAGCTGCCGTTGATGATGGAACATGTCGAGCGGTTGCGGGCCGAGTATGGTATGGAGGTGTGTAACGTTTTTCACGCCGGTGATGGGAATCTCCACCCGCTCGTGCTCTACGATCCACGTGATCCGGATCAGCGTCGGCGTGCGCACGATATTGCTGCCGGTGTGCTTGAACGTAGTCTTGCCAATGGCGGCGTTGTCAGCGGCGAGCACGGTATTGGCCTTGAGAAGTGCGAATACATGCCACGCTTTTTCTCACCCGCCGAGTTGCAATTGCACGCGACAATTCATCATGTGTTCAATCCAACCGGCTGTTTCAACCCGGCCAAGATCTTTCCCACCGATACCACACCGGCAGCATTGGCCGCCGCGCGTGCTGAGCGGTTGCAACGGCGGGATCCGGTACACGGCGCTGCCGCGCCCGAACCCGGGGCATTCGTTGCACCGGAAACGCCGGCCGCTGCCGCAGTGCTGATGAAGGCTTGCTATCACGCCGGCTTGTCGGTAATTCCAACCGGTGGGACTATGGCGCGTTCGCCCCAAGCTGTGACGATCTCAACGAAGGAGTGGCACGGGCCGCTCGTGTACGAACCGGATGATCTCACCATTAAGGTGGCTGCCGGTACGACGTTGGCCGAGTTGCAAGCTTTGCTCGCGCCGCATAATCAGATGTTGCCGCTCGATGTGGCCGATCCTCACCGGAGCATCGGTAGCTTAGTTGCCACCGCTGCCGATGGTCCGCGCCGACTGGGCTATGGCGCGCTTCGCGATTGGGTGTTAGCACTCGATGTGCTCGAACCGGATGGTGAGCCGGTGCGCCTCGGTGCTCAGGTGGTCAAAAATGTGACCGGCTACGATCTGGTTAAGCTCTATACCGGCAGCTATGGCACCCTCGGTCTGATTACGGCAGTGGCCTTGAAAGTCTTTCCACAACCGCCTGCCGGTGCGACGGCCATCATGACGATGCCGACAAGTGTTGCCGCATGTGCGCTGATCGATGATCTGTCCACAACCCGTTTGCTGCCTACCGCTGTTGAATACCTTGCCGATGCGGGTGCTTTCGTCGTCGCCGTGCGGGCCGAAGGTCATCCCGCTGCCGTTGAGCGCCATATGCGAGAAGTGACAGAACTCGCCCACCGACATAACGGGGCATGGACGGTGGTGGCCGGCGCTGATGAAACAAGCTTCTGGCAGCAGACGGTCGCCCGCTATGGGGCAGTGACCGATCAGACGTTGTTGCGGCTTAGCGTCTGGCCATCCCGTTTCGCTGCTACTCTCCAGACAATCGAGCAAGCCGCACGCCGCCAACACGTAGAGGTTGCTCTTACGGCACACGCGCTCAGTGGGATTATCTATCTGCGGGTGACCGGCGATCCGGCGGCGATAGCCGCTTATCACGCTGAGTTGTACCATACAATTCCCCATACCCGTCTCCTCGTTGCACCACCGCACTTCGTGCCGCAGGTGTCGGTATGGGGTCTATCGCCAACCACGCTCAACCGTGTCCGTGCGTTAAAAGTAGCAATTGATCCGCATAACACGCTGAATCCAACCGCCGTTTGGTTTGCCAATCGTACCTAG
- a CDS encoding FAD-binding oxidoreductase, with translation MKLASLQTDLAAICGEAHICEQPADRQIYGQTPLLAVAPGSIDELSQTVARLAAEPLAIVPWGGGTQQSWGRPPNRPFVVIETHRLHRILDYTPDDLTISVEAGLTLGALSAALAENRQMLPLDAPLPARATVGGLLATAVDGPRRLGYGSARDLLIGIKVVEATGRVSKAGGMVVKNVSGFDMMKLYLGSFGTLAIIASANFKLIPQPRAAASILCRAATPAPLWKVANAIAVSQLTPVAVEYVEGVAVTGASYALAVRTEGLPAAVERHVRDVTAFATQFGVSAEPLRDAEHEQLWAALNDVPQTALVTADELVVRVTCLPANLSTILTEARTAAQHADLPFQSTARSLNGVAYLRVRGPHPALREWYTALLNAAPQTTLLAAPLSLVAELPAFGSHVPNRELMQRIKQEFDPAHLLNPGRFVV, from the coding sequence ATGAAGCTTGCATCGTTGCAAACCGATTTGGCCGCGATCTGCGGTGAAGCCCATATCTGTGAACAACCCGCCGATCGCCAGATTTATGGTCAAACGCCGCTCTTGGCTGTTGCCCCCGGCTCCATTGATGAGTTGTCTCAGACGGTAGCCCGCCTCGCTGCGGAACCATTGGCGATCGTGCCATGGGGTGGTGGTACCCAGCAATCATGGGGGCGTCCGCCTAATCGGCCGTTTGTGGTGATTGAGACCCATCGTCTGCACCGGATTCTCGATTATACACCTGATGATTTGACCATTTCGGTTGAGGCCGGTCTGACGCTCGGTGCGTTGAGTGCGGCGTTGGCCGAGAATCGGCAGATGTTGCCGCTCGATGCCCCATTGCCTGCCCGGGCAACCGTCGGTGGTTTGTTGGCCACAGCGGTGGATGGCCCGCGTCGGCTTGGCTATGGCTCGGCCCGCGATCTACTGATCGGGATCAAGGTTGTCGAAGCGACCGGTCGTGTGTCGAAAGCCGGCGGTATGGTGGTCAAGAATGTGAGCGGCTTCGATATGATGAAGCTGTATTTGGGAAGTTTTGGTACGCTGGCGATTATCGCATCGGCCAATTTCAAGCTAATTCCACAACCACGTGCCGCGGCAAGTATTCTGTGTCGGGCTGCAACTCCGGCGCCGTTGTGGAAAGTGGCCAATGCCATTGCTGTCAGCCAACTGACACCGGTAGCCGTTGAGTATGTCGAAGGAGTAGCGGTAACCGGTGCATCGTATGCTTTAGCGGTGCGTACTGAGGGGTTGCCGGCAGCGGTCGAGCGTCACGTGCGTGATGTGACGGCCTTTGCCACCCAATTCGGTGTGAGTGCTGAGCCATTGCGCGATGCCGAACACGAGCAACTGTGGGCTGCGCTTAATGATGTGCCGCAAACGGCACTCGTCACCGCTGATGAGCTGGTTGTCCGTGTTACCTGTCTCCCCGCCAATCTGAGTACGATCCTGACGGAAGCTCGCACTGCGGCGCAACATGCCGATCTCCCTTTCCAAAGCACGGCTCGGTCGCTGAACGGCGTAGCCTATCTGCGGGTGCGTGGTCCACATCCTGCTTTGCGAGAATGGTACACTGCGTTGCTCAATGCTGCCCCGCAGACGACACTGCTGGCTGCACCGCTGTCGTTGGTCGCTGAATTACCGGCGTTCGGTTCACATGTGCCCAATCGCGAATTGATGCAACGGATTAAACAAGAGTTCGATCCGGCTCATCTCCTGAATCCGGGGCGATTTGTGGTCTAG
- a CDS encoding FAD-binding oxidoreductase: MNRAELIAELERILGPRGVVTNPDALLTYDADGCVMDTHEPHVVTLPTSAEQVAAIVRLAARAGMPIVPRGAGTGLAGGATPMQGGIVISTARMDKILQVDTANGRVLCQPGVINWELSQYLKPFGYQFAPDPSSQKACTIGGNIANNSGGPHCLKYGITASHVLAVQVVLPDGSIVWTGDGSGHTPGYDLTGVITGSEGTIGFVTAAWLRLTRLPEAVRVVLALFPDIAGASNTVSQVIASGLLPAALEIMDRLAIKAVNDMYKLGLPEAAGAALLIEVDGVEDGLDELLHDITAICWRNGAIDVRPARTLAEQNQVWAARKNAFGAMGRLAPTYYLVDTVVPRTKLPQTMDEVGRISREFRLPIANVFHAGDGNLHPIILFDRRDRSQNQRALEAATSVMKVSIDFGGVISGEHGIGVEKQDYMTLLFTTEDLAAMAGLHQSFDPHDLFNPGKVFPKGRGCGELAALRRAGIAWSTLKTS; encoded by the coding sequence ATGAACCGGGCTGAACTAATTGCAGAACTTGAGCGCATCCTCGGTCCGCGCGGTGTGGTGACCAACCCCGATGCCCTGCTTACGTATGATGCCGACGGGTGCGTGATGGATACCCACGAGCCGCACGTCGTCACTCTCCCGACCAGCGCCGAGCAAGTGGCGGCGATTGTCCGGCTGGCTGCCCGTGCCGGTATGCCGATTGTACCGCGTGGCGCCGGTACTGGGTTGGCCGGTGGGGCGACGCCGATGCAGGGGGGGATTGTCATCTCCACGGCCCGCATGGATAAGATTTTACAGGTTGATACGGCCAATGGGCGCGTGCTCTGCCAGCCCGGAGTTATTAATTGGGAATTGTCACAATATCTCAAGCCGTTTGGCTATCAGTTCGCCCCCGATCCCTCTTCCCAAAAAGCATGCACAATTGGTGGGAATATCGCTAACAATTCCGGCGGTCCGCACTGTCTGAAGTATGGTATAACTGCCAGCCACGTGCTCGCCGTGCAAGTTGTCTTACCCGATGGCTCGATTGTGTGGACGGGGGATGGTAGTGGCCATACACCCGGCTACGATTTAACCGGCGTGATCACCGGTTCGGAAGGAACCATCGGCTTTGTCACCGCAGCATGGCTGCGCTTGACTCGTCTGCCGGAAGCGGTGCGGGTGGTGTTGGCCCTCTTCCCCGATATTGCCGGCGCCTCCAATACCGTCTCACAGGTGATCGCCAGTGGTTTGCTGCCTGCTGCACTGGAGATTATGGATCGACTGGCGATTAAGGCGGTCAACGATATGTATAAGTTGGGTTTGCCTGAAGCTGCCGGCGCTGCCTTGCTCATCGAGGTCGATGGGGTTGAAGACGGTCTTGATGAGCTGCTGCACGATATTACCGCCATCTGCTGGCGCAATGGGGCGATAGATGTACGACCTGCGCGCACATTGGCTGAACAAAATCAGGTGTGGGCCGCGCGTAAAAATGCTTTCGGGGCGATGGGTCGTCTCGCGCCAACTTATTATCTGGTCGATACCGTTGTGCCGCGTACAAAGCTACCGCAAACGATGGATGAAGTGGGCCGGATTTCGCGCGAGTTCCGCTTACCGATTGCTAATGTCTTTCACGCCGGCGATGGTAACCTGCATCCGATTATCCTCTTCGACCGTCGCGATCGTTCGCAGAACCAGCGCGCGCTCGAGGCGGCGACCAGTGTTATGAAAGTGAGTATCGATTTCGGTGGCGTGATAAGTGGTGAACATGGGATCGGGGTCGAGAAGCAAGATTATATGACGTTGCTCTTTACAACCGAGGATTTGGCGGCGATGGCCGGTCTTCACCAGAGTTTCGATCCTCACGATCTGTTTAATCCCGGTAAGGTCTTCCCGAAAGGTCGTGGTTGTGGTGAATTGGCCGCTCTCCGGCGTGCGGGGATTGCCTGGAGTACGTTGAAAACGAGTTAA
- a CDS encoding small ribosomal subunit Rsm22 family protein, protein MQLPPILQRSLERMVAGQPAAALEQTASALSTRYREASTGQAPQINTPLEAVAYAAWRMPATYAAVRAVFRRLAEAQPTFAPTKMLDVGAGSGAAIWAAAEQWPSLQRVIAIERQLAMARIGEQLMAGAGLPKVTWQHGDVLTIERLPESDLVVASYVYGEIEPSMRLTLLSRLWKATKGALIFIEPGTPTGYTTILSIRDELIKRDIPIVAPCPHTAACPLAEQHDWCHFAQRIARPAFQRRLKGATAPFEDEKFSYLTAARQGTPSTRGRIVRHPLIHSGRIELQVCTAQGVQYITVTRRQGTVWRQARESEWGDGWDVDQLSPPVADDARTNG, encoded by the coding sequence ATGCAATTGCCACCAATCCTCCAACGATCACTCGAGCGAATGGTAGCCGGCCAACCGGCGGCAGCACTGGAGCAAACAGCTAGCGCACTCTCGACGCGCTACCGTGAGGCAAGCACCGGCCAGGCTCCACAGATCAATACACCGCTCGAAGCGGTTGCGTATGCGGCATGGCGTATGCCGGCTACCTACGCGGCCGTGCGTGCCGTCTTTCGACGTTTGGCCGAAGCGCAACCGACGTTTGCCCCAACGAAGATGCTGGACGTTGGAGCAGGCAGTGGTGCAGCAATTTGGGCTGCCGCCGAACAGTGGCCGTCACTGCAACGTGTGATTGCGATTGAACGTCAGTTGGCGATGGCGCGGATCGGCGAACAACTGATGGCCGGGGCCGGTTTACCGAAGGTAACATGGCAGCATGGTGATGTGCTCACCATCGAACGGTTACCGGAGAGCGACTTGGTTGTAGCGAGTTATGTGTATGGTGAAATTGAACCGTCAATGCGTTTGACCTTGCTTAGTCGGCTTTGGAAAGCCACAAAAGGTGCTTTGATCTTTATCGAACCGGGCACACCGACCGGTTATACGACCATTCTGAGTATTCGGGATGAGTTGATAAAGCGTGATATTCCGATCGTAGCGCCGTGCCCTCATACCGCAGCCTGCCCATTGGCCGAACAGCACGATTGGTGTCACTTCGCCCAACGCATCGCACGCCCGGCTTTTCAACGTCGTTTGAAAGGAGCGACAGCGCCGTTTGAGGATGAAAAGTTTTCGTATCTGACCGCCGCTCGGCAGGGCACACCGTCAACTCGTGGGCGGATCGTCCGTCACCCGCTTATTCATAGTGGACGCATCGAGCTACAAGTCTGCACGGCACAGGGGGTACAATACATTACCGTTACGCGTCGGCAAGGTACGGTATGGCGACAGGCACGCGAGAGCGAGTGGGGTGATGGGTGGGACGTTGATCAACTGTCTCCACCGGTAGCGGATGATGCAAGAACGAACGGTTAA
- a CDS encoding PAS domain-containing protein, giving the protein MTGNRTHLLLYAVEDLRKPLIQQLLAYPQINYSFADTPSELLFQIAQQPPLLIFCRTTERSRVPTSTPLIILCPTHEYHPAQFIHEPAIVDIVAETDLMRLPFIVLRELREEHAIVRETHRLRTLVEHTPYGVIEVEIDSRQIRWSNKAMHHLFGYSAGEMQNLHIEDLHPNDIHTTIINAFQQMSSGDETPLIHITCLHQDRSTFFAILHRAELTGTGKRSSSSFLPMLLVNTKVSAPCKSMPTGSNSPCARLIKDCTISISAVVGQL; this is encoded by the coding sequence ATGACCGGCAATCGCACCCACCTTCTCCTCTATGCCGTTGAAGATTTGCGGAAGCCTCTCATTCAACAACTACTCGCTTACCCGCAGATCAACTACTCATTTGCCGACACACCGAGTGAGCTGCTCTTCCAGATTGCTCAGCAACCACCGCTGCTCATTTTCTGCCGAACGACTGAGCGATCCCGTGTACCGACCAGCACACCACTGATCATCCTCTGCCCAACGCACGAATATCATCCTGCACAGTTTATCCACGAACCGGCCATCGTTGACATTGTTGCCGAAACCGACCTTATGCGGTTGCCGTTCATTGTGCTGCGCGAACTACGCGAAGAACACGCGATAGTACGTGAAACCCATCGCTTACGCACGCTGGTCGAGCATACCCCGTATGGTGTGATCGAGGTTGAAATCGATAGTCGGCAGATACGCTGGTCGAACAAAGCAATGCATCATCTCTTCGGCTATTCTGCTGGCGAAATGCAGAACCTTCATATCGAAGATTTGCATCCGAACGATATACATACCACCATCATCAATGCTTTTCAGCAGATGAGCAGCGGAGACGAAACACCGCTCATTCACATTACCTGTTTGCACCAAGATCGCTCAACATTTTTTGCAATATTGCACCGGGCGGAACTTACGGGAACGGGCAAACGTTCATCTTCATCTTTTTTACCGATGTTACTAGTGAATACGAAAGTCTCCGCACCCTGCAAATCAATGCCCACCGGCTCGAACTCGCCTTGCGCGCGGCTAATCAAGGATTGTACGATCTCGATCTCCGCAGTGGTCGGACAGTTGTAA
- a CDS encoding PAS domain-containing protein: protein MRAANQGLYDLDLRSGRTVVTAEYATMLGYDPATFSETNQQWRKRLHPHDADTVYQTFLDYLAGKIPEYRVEYRSRMQNGSWKWILSVGSIVERDEHGNPTRLLGTHTDISALKRLEFHERLRVQLFTRLLGGENVQTLMNILIQAFEEEQPDTYGAIILFDPKHLAISSVIGASLPPPLRALLETDELLAPTNRWQPLFSRQRIIIPVLANHPAWHDVANTVQANGISTLWAEPILGTGGLVIGTFTVWSKRAASPASEDLILAQFISHLAGPIIEQHIILERLRLSEERYTLAERAVQDGVWDWDISNGITYLSSQWKALFGFDEDELPNTITTFFEQIHPEDWPAVTKALDRHFAGLEPFHLEFRMRHRDNRYRRILARGEALRDANGNVTRMIGALSDITERKQLDERLHETQKLEALGLLTGGLAHDFNNLLGIIIGNLDMVLADWQYDPDVQQMIQASLHAALRGAELTKSLLAVARRQPLAPTAIELHQVLREFLPLIQVSLGSNVKVALLAQTTLPARADRAGLEAALLNLVINSRDAMPHGGTLTIKVREQWVSAEDVMFTAMLAPGCYIVIDVIDTGNGMSPEVAKRAFEPFFTTKERGRGTGLGLAMVYGFARQSGGTAQIYSTSNLGTTVRLYLPCAQQTTPVESPVVIPTARRQARILVVDDDPDLLRMTVSTLIHLGYTVLHANNGREALTLLQSEPVDLLLTDVVMPEMSGQELVKLAQQAFPTLKVLLMSGFAALQGAHIGDIPLIEKPFRASSLEVAVQQALEG from the coding sequence TTGCGCGCGGCTAATCAAGGATTGTACGATCTCGATCTCCGCAGTGGTCGGACAGTTGTAACGGCTGAATATGCGACCATGTTGGGTTACGATCCGGCTACCTTCAGCGAGACCAACCAACAGTGGCGCAAGCGATTACATCCACATGACGCAGATACCGTATACCAAACCTTCCTCGATTACCTGGCCGGCAAGATCCCAGAGTATCGGGTTGAATACCGCTCGCGGATGCAGAATGGAAGTTGGAAGTGGATCCTATCGGTCGGCTCGATTGTTGAACGTGACGAACATGGGAATCCGACCCGGCTCCTCGGCACGCACACCGATATAAGTGCGTTAAAGCGTCTCGAGTTTCACGAGCGGTTACGGGTTCAACTCTTCACCAGGTTACTGGGAGGTGAAAACGTGCAAACCCTTATGAACATTCTGATACAGGCGTTCGAAGAAGAGCAACCCGATACCTACGGTGCAATTATCCTCTTCGATCCAAAACACCTTGCGATAAGCAGTGTGATCGGAGCTAGCTTACCACCACCACTCCGCGCTTTGCTCGAAACAGATGAATTGTTAGCGCCGACCAACCGCTGGCAGCCACTGTTCAGCCGCCAACGGATCATTATTCCGGTGCTCGCCAACCATCCGGCCTGGCATGATGTTGCGAATACAGTGCAGGCAAACGGTATTAGCACGCTGTGGGCCGAACCGATACTCGGCACCGGTGGCCTTGTTATCGGCACCTTCACGGTGTGGTCGAAACGAGCTGCGTCACCGGCGAGTGAAGACCTCATCCTCGCCCAGTTTATCAGCCACTTAGCCGGACCGATCATTGAGCAGCACATCATTTTGGAACGGTTACGACTAAGTGAAGAGCGCTACACATTGGCCGAACGAGCGGTGCAAGATGGGGTATGGGATTGGGATATTAGCAATGGCATCACCTATCTTTCATCACAATGGAAAGCCTTATTCGGTTTTGATGAGGATGAATTACCAAATACGATCACTACCTTCTTCGAGCAGATTCATCCCGAGGATTGGCCGGCAGTGACGAAAGCGCTTGATCGCCATTTTGCCGGTCTTGAACCGTTTCATTTGGAATTCCGCATGCGTCATCGCGACAACCGGTATCGCCGGATACTGGCGCGGGGTGAAGCGTTGCGCGATGCAAACGGCAACGTGACACGCATGATCGGGGCACTGAGCGATATTACCGAGCGCAAACAACTCGATGAACGCCTGCACGAAACGCAGAAGCTTGAGGCGTTGGGGTTACTCACCGGTGGGCTTGCTCATGATTTTAATAACCTGCTCGGGATTATTATCGGTAATCTCGATATGGTATTAGCCGATTGGCAGTACGATCCCGATGTACAGCAGATGATCCAGGCATCGCTCCACGCGGCACTGCGTGGCGCCGAACTAACCAAAAGTTTGCTGGCGGTAGCCCGCCGCCAACCGCTCGCACCAACGGCAATTGAACTGCATCAGGTGTTGCGTGAGTTCTTACCGCTCATCCAAGTCTCGCTCGGCTCAAACGTGAAAGTTGCGTTGCTCGCACAAACCACTCTCCCGGCACGAGCCGATCGCGCCGGGCTTGAGGCCGCTTTGCTGAATCTGGTGATCAACAGTCGTGATGCGATGCCGCATGGAGGAACACTGACGATCAAGGTTCGTGAGCAGTGGGTTTCTGCGGAAGATGTTATGTTCACAGCGATGTTGGCGCCCGGCTGCTATATCGTGATTGACGTTATCGATACCGGTAACGGAATGTCACCAGAAGTAGCCAAACGTGCCTTTGAACCGTTCTTTACCACTAAAGAACGCGGACGCGGTACGGGTCTTGGTCTGGCGATGGTCTATGGTTTTGCTCGTCAATCGGGAGGGACAGCCCAAATTTATTCCACCTCCAACCTCGGCACGACTGTCCGGTTGTACTTACCATGTGCTCAACAAACGACACCGGTTGAATCGCCGGTAGTTATACCGACAGCCCGTCGCCAAGCACGTATTTTAGTGGTTGATGACGATCCCGATCTGTTGAGAATGACGGTCAGCACTCTGATCCATCTCGGTTATACCGTGTTGCATGCAAACAATGGGCGTGAGGCACTTACGTTATTGCAGAGCGAACCGGTTGACCTGTTGCTAACCGATGTCGTGATGCCGGAGATGAGCGGCCAAGAGCTGGTAAAGCTAGCACAACAGGCATTTCCTACCCTCAAGGTATTGTTGATGAGTGGGTTTGCAGCGCTGCAAGGGGCGCATATCGGTGACATCCCCCTGATTGAGAAGCCATTTCGCGCCAGTTCGCTAGAGGTAGCGGTACAGCAGGCGTTGGAGGGATGA